The genomic DNA ataGTCTCTTAtagtacatatttttaattaaatatacaagaaataaaatatagaatgtttattcattatataaatttattacaatGTAAACGggttattcatttaattatGGGTTCATCAATAAAAcagtatttaattttatgtagaagtattttatttttccatgaCTTACTTAACATTGACATTATtgatatatgaaaaaaggaattgtttctatattaatttatgttgTTTATAATAGTGTAAAACAACATGCTTTTTATGCTTAGTATCGCTATTCATCGTAACataatggaaaatattttaatttgtcGGTGatagtatacatatatatattgttccAATCATTATGCAATGATCATGATATGATAAATAAAGTACATTTCACTACTtctttatatgaattttattttttgatgtagaagtgataaaaaaaaatatgaaataccacaaaaaaggaaaaatataatatattcattttataacaCTAAATGGTaggaataataattttttgtggCCTTATATAGCTTAAagagaaaagtaaaaatcaTTTCGTATATTAGGTAAGAagaaatacatataatataatcacTTATTTCAATAATAGAATTGAACATCATATGATAAAAAGACGCTCAATTTATCCTCTTATGTAGATATTTTCAACATCGTTCAATTTTTACTTCGAACaatatgttataaatatatttcttcataGTAATAGTATTCCTTAACttattctattttattaCTGACCAAAGATATTATattctattaattttttcaatgttttcgattaaattatttttatatattcttattttctACATAATATACCTGTATTCTGTTTATgaaaaacataatattcTATATCGTTTGTTTGCATAAATCTCTACTTCCttatacaataaaattatttattttaatagaaACGTcgtttatatatacattaaatttattaatttggTATAGAATTGTACGCTAAGTGATACTGCTGATTTGGAATGCCTGTTTGTAGGTAttcaaaattattcattaatAGATCTTCATTTAATCCACCAGGTATAGGAAATCCATTTATTCTCCTATTTGATCCATTTCTTGAATTTAACCATGATCCCAAGTTCGTATACTattgttataaaaagaatattattgaaaaatataatgaaatcaTTATATTGCTAATGTACgaacataaaatatgtatgacaataatattcatttttgcaattatacattactttatataataagaccccaaaaagggaaacaccTGTAAGAGAAGCAGCAGCATAAGTTGTATCAAAATTTGGAGTTTCTTCTTGCAAACTTTGCTCTAATAAGGTGTCTAAATTTTGAGCGGCTTGCGCATCTTCTAATGTAGTTTCTGTTAACTCATCTTCAGCAGCTCTTACTGAAACACCTTCACCTGCTTCTACTGGAGCAGGTACACGTTCTTCTACTAATGATTCTTTTGAGGGTTCAATTAATTCATTACAGTCAAGTGATGGAAATTCATTCTTGATTTTTTCAATTGTACAACCATTCTTAAgctgaaaaaatttattattaatcttatgttcattttttttaagaaaataatcttttttatcttcaatAGATGATACAATTTTTTGACAATTATTACTCTTTCTAATTTCCCCCATATTTTGTttgatataaattatatctGTACATATATCATCCATAATCTTCctgtaatatatatcatcCCCATTTACAGTATGAATATCCCTTATACATTCTAAACTCACATCTTTATCTAATAGTTTCTTCGCAGTTGtatcaatataatttatcCATTTCACACTATTAGTAGctcttaataaaaaaattccctcgTTTATAATATCTAAgatgtaatttatatttcgACATATTTTAGGATGAAGTTTACCTTTGTTTATTTGCTTtcttacatttaaataatcaCTTAAGCGCTTTTCGAAATTATTTACCCAGTTAGAAACCccatatatattcttttttttaatgaaactCACAataaattcaaaatataaacgACGCATTAATGGAGTATAATATCTTAATGAAGGAAGATTCTTTATATCAAGATGCTTATTCTGGGAAAAAGaggcatatatatatcaatattttAGAATTGATTATTTACGTTGTATGAATATAttagattataaaaaaaatatttatgcgtCGAATATTCAAACAAGGAAAACTAAAGCCTTACTTTGTCCATATTGcagatataaaaatatactaattttaattaactaTAATGATAATTTACTATAATTCACGTAATATTATGAAGATAATAGCACTATCTAATTGTAtaagtgtatattttttaaaaattaaaataattaaagtaattaaaataaattatataaagtaatttGCCTTTTATGATACAAAATAATACTGGTCCTTGtcaaacatatataaataatattaatgtagaaataaattgaatAAACTTTTGATTTATAAATTACAATATGATAATTCTAATACtatgaataataaaagtaataatatcatttattatatgaaaatgctAAGAGAAACATATCATACACAATACGGATAATATTGtaatacattatttaataggtaaaatatatcactcattaaaattattacttACATCTGTAAATACACTTATATCTATGTTAttcatatgtttttttatataatttttcaatatatccctttttataattattaaattatgaataatttattactAGTTATTATAGGCTTTCTTAATTCAAATTTACACAtcacatatattaatatttaatagaaatatctattattttaaaagtgtttactttatatattgtacatttcatatattgcgatatttattatttattttaaacaatTTCTATTAGTATGTTTaagataattataataattgagAAATTAAACATAAAGTAACATGAATGGAAAGTGATTACACGAATTATTAAGTATAGGTGAAATTAAGTAATTACAAAagcgaaaaacaaaaaatttgctcaGAATTTtgattaataaaaaatcatatttatatgaatataataaaaatatggtattttataaatgataaaattacaataaaatatatgtattttttatggaAACAGATAAAAGTATTAAATCatactttaatttttcagtacatataatattcatatataaaaataagatatCACGtgtcaaaaaaattaattttataattttctttttataaatatatatatattataattcatGGAAGCATTTAACATCGGCAatctttaactttttttaggCATATATTGAAAATAACGATTCGCATATGCATTTTATGATGAGGATTTATGACTTAAAaactataaataatatgttgTGTAATTTTACCCATTAGTAATTTATTTCACTTACGCTAtagatatataataatacatacTTGCATGAATAATTCACATTGTAGAATATAAAATGGAATCATATAGAAGTGTAATTCACATAAACCAGGAAGGTAATgttttttgcatattaaaaacaatttaatgattttaattatttatattttaatttttttatatttaatttttcttttttattgcattaaTGATCaatgtttgttttttttctggtcCTGTTTATAATTCAACTTATGTTCTATTAAATCTCAATGTAATATGGCCTATTCAACCATATCAgatatattaatttgatCGTGCGGCAAAAACTTATCGTCATAATTTGTATAACCTTAGAATTTTGCTGCGTGCGATGCACCGAATCTATTTGGGATTCTTTGTCTGTGTATTCTTCTTCTAAAAAAGTTTCCAACTGGAGCATACtaatattaaaagaaaaattaaaaatttttaaaacatagtTTTGTGAtcatgttaattttttattttaatgtagTATAAACAAATGGGTATAAGTTTAATAACTTATTATACcttgaaaagtaaaaataaagcacccACCACACCAGATACTCCAAAAACAGGTATCGGATCAACATCTCTTACTAATCGAGAAAgagcaatttttatattatataagaatCCTTTCCCGTCACTACGGTTTAGCGCCGGTAAATTCTCTTATCGATTAGAAATCCCCTTATGTGTTACTCTCACCATATGCTGACTTGCCCATTTTTACTcttgatatttttattgattTGTCGATTGTATCTTGTGTTTTAAACGGATGTTCTCTTAATATTGTTGATGATTTTTCCGGAAAATTTGAATCTGGTAATCTTCGTGAAAAATCCTAGTCTCACTATCATACTTAAATTCCTCTTTAGGCAATATATgttctaatttttattcttctaaTCATTGTCGTGATGTTGGAGCTACTAATTTTTCTATTGATTCTACGTATTGTGATGTTAATTCTGGCAATTTTACGAATGCTTCTGTCGAATTCACAGTTTCTGCCTCTTTATGGAAGTTTGTGTATCTGCTGCATGTGATGTACTTAATTGGGATGCGGGTGTTTCAGAAATTACTTGTACTGGTTTAATATCTTCAGGTAGTACCATTAAATGGTTACATCATAGCTACATAAGGTTTTATACTATTTTTCTAAGGTATGTATTACATATTTAgaatgttttaatttgtcGCTTAATTGGTATATTGTGCATATGCttctttcatatttttataataacgATTTATTGTACTGTATTATTCACATATTCTTGGTTTATCAGTCTATACATAGTATCTTGTAGTCatattatacaaattatacaTTTCCTATAATACGTTCGTCCTATTATAGTGATCTTTATTATATAgaggttttaaaaatatttcacatGAGTCTCTACAATAGGTTTTTTGAATATTTCTATCTTCAGCATAGCGTTTATCAAAATTcttgaaattttaaaagttatCCTCACAAAAGTAAGTATGATTACGAGCGATTTGATTATTaaacaataataattatgtgaGCAACAAACATTGGAAGGAACACCCCAAAATATACTATCTCCTTCTAAACAATGTGATagcttttcaaaaagttCATAATGGGGTGACTCAAAAGTTCTTTGTTTTCCAGTAGTGTCTATGTATTTTCTGAATATTTTCATgtctttttcatatttatcaaCATTATCGAAGTAATTTCTTAATCGTATATAACaatcataattaaaataataaagagaaatatttttaaattaaatttatataaaagctAAAATGAAACTGTATGATGTAAGCTTTACTGTAAATTAATGTTCATATATCGTTTGGACATATatttactatatatattttgaataaaaaaatgtaaatttactttttctgAATATCCCGAGCATTATGATTAAAGGAAGGTaattaaaggaaatataaaaaattgctaatATATAAGGTATTATTGATTAAAATGTTGGAATAATTTATCAGTATCATATACAAGGTATTTTTAATGGTTATGTTAAAtttaatcatataataaaatgtatgaagtacatttaaattaaaactatcctatattttataatatatttattaatataataagaagcatatgaatataaaaaagattttttttaatttaatatatattaactttagattaaataatatatcatctatataaatgtattgcAATACATCTATTGCACTAGTATGAGAAATACAcaatttttgaataaaatgtATGTGCTTGGGGTTTTATACTATAACATTGTTCATAGTTAATCTGGTTAATCTTTtatgatattttataatattaaatattttttaaaacatatcaatataattctttaattattatattctgaatatatagtaattttaattacgagtgtataataatatatcacaCACATTATTGGACCATTTTTAAGATAACCTGGAAGGTCAAGTGTTCTTTTatcaattataaaattgttatattaacatgttatattattatacccATAAAAAATctataataatgaaatattataggttaatattaattaatttgatagttataagaaaaatatgaactataattaattaatttgagtaaattatattataaaatgaattaagTACGCCTTGTAAATTATATGCAATAAAGTGTATTTCTCTATTTTatcttaaaataaaaatttcatttctaCTATACTAATATTTTAGTTatagaaataataatatttaatgattAGCCATTAATGTTAAATtattgcaaaataaattgtgaattcttataatattatataagaaattaatgagaataaaaaattcacataaaaatcttttaaattataatgatgAGCTTATTACGTCCTTCAAtgacatataaaatattataaaagcaTGTAAGAATGAactataatgatatatattatacataaatgagACTCcggaaatgaaaataaaaattaattgtaCATCGCtgtgaaaattattttaacttACAACGAATTTTAAAgttacaattttgtatatataacgTATTATTGTATTATTCTACATTTATTTCTATGATTAAAGGTTATTTgatgaaaaatgtgaaaataatatttcaacacatgcaaaaatacattataaagactatcatcatttttcttataaattatGCGTATTCATtcgttatatttatattattttatcatttattatctcatataatatattgttttatataaataataataagaatATGATCTATAAGTGATTATTATAAGAtgcaataaatttatatgttattttcaTTGTGTTCTATTCAGgagtaaattaaaaaaattaaaattttttattgatCATTTTAGCAATTAAAATTAGAAATgctcaatttttattaatcatTGGTATTAAATATGAaagtaatattatttaatctACATATTCCcctatataataaaaaatttattgatATGAATATTTCTGAACCTATTAGCAAatctattttaaaaaattatattttaatggcgatttttaattttagttGAATTCTCCTTATTATTAGAAATACGTTAAtaatgtgtatgcatattaGTTATTTCACAAGGCAAactttaattatttaacgtaaaatatatctaatttctttataaatgatatttttgACGGAAATACTCAtttc from Plasmodium vivax scf_7165 genomic scaffold, whole genome shotgun sequence includes the following:
- a CDS encoding Pv-fam-c protein (encoded by transcript PVX_112120A), with the protein product MRRLYFEFIVSFIKKKNIYGVSNWVNNFEKRLSDYLNVRKQINKGKLHPKICRNINYILDIINEGIFLLRATNSVKWINYIDTTAKKLLDKDVSLECIRDIHTVNGDDIYYRKIMDDICTDIIYIKQNMGEIRKSNNCQKIVSSIEDKKDYFLKKNEHKINNKFFQLKNGCTIEKIKNEFPSLDCNELIEPSKESLVEERVPAPVEAGEGVSVRAAEDELTETTLEDAQAAQNLDTLLEQSLQEETPNFDTTYAAASLTGVSLFGVLLYKVMYNCKNEYYYLLMNNFEYLQTGIPNQQYHLAYNSIPN